The DNA sequence CTCGGCAAGCCCATGGATCCACGCGGCCGACCAGTGCGATGCGGCCGACCCCTCGCCGGCGGCGAGCACCACCGCCCTCAGCTGAGCCGCCGGCGTCAGGGGCGCCCCGGCCAGCCGGTACACGCCTCGCGCCACCCGTTCCCACTCGCCCCGCTTAACCCGGCCTTTCACGGCTCCTGGTCCCAACCCAAGCAGCATCGCCTCTCGCGCGCTTATGACGCCGTGGTGGACCTTCAACCATCCGATGATACCTCTGTCCACATCAGAATCCATGAAAACACACTAACGCACCGTATGTTTCATGTCTACTGGGTAGACTTAAGGAACTATAGTTCCCTTTCTCTACCCAGATCGCAGCTCCCGCGTCCCGCCATCCCCTCGACGACCTCGACGACACCGCCCCGGCCTCCCCGACACCCCCTCCCACCCGCAACTCCCGCCGCCGCGCCACAATTGCCCCGTGGCCGAGTTCCTGATCATCACCGGGCTGTCCGGCGCCGGCCGGTCCCAAGCCGGCGCCACGCTCGAGGACCTCGGCTGGTTCGTGATCGACAACATCCCCACCGCCCTGATCACCAAGGTCGCCGACCTCATCGAGTCCCCGGGCTCAGCCATACACCGGGTGGCCCTCGTGGTGGGCCGGGACGCCCAGCAGCTGCACGAGGTCGAAGCAGCGATCATTCAGCTTCGGGCGGGAGGATCCTCGGTGACCACCCTGTTCCTGGAGGCCTCCGACGACGTGCTCGTCCGCCGCTTCGAGGGAACCCGCCGCCGCCACCCGATCGGCCAGGAAGGCGTCACAGACGCCATCGCTCTGGAAAGGGAGCGCCTCCAGCCGGTTCGCGCCCTCGCGGACGTGGTGATCGACACCTCCGACCTGAACGTCAACCAGCTCCGAGACCGGCTGATCGACCTTTTCACGGCCGACCGGTCGGACCGGCTCCAGATCCTGGTGATGTCCTTCGGCTTCAAGCACGGCGTCCCGCTGGACGTCGACAACGTGTTCGACGTCCGGTTCCTCCCGAACCCTCACTGGGTCGACGAGCTGAGACCTCTCACCGGCCTGGATCGCCCCGTCCGCGAGTATGTCCTTCGCCACGCGGAGGCAAAGGAGTTCGTTGACCGGATCGATGACCTGCTCGCCTTCCTCCTACCCGGGTACATCAAGGAGGGGAAGTCGTATCTGACCCTGGCGATCGGGTGCACAGGAGGACGCCACCGCTCGGTTGCTCTGGCCGAGGAGATTGCGATGCGCCTCCGGGCACGGGGGTATGAGCCTTCCGTGAACCACCGGGACATCGAAAGGTGATGAAGGACGCCCCCGACCTCTCCGGGAACGAGCAACACATGCGAGGCCCCCAACCCGCCCCCCGCGTCGTAGCCCTGGGCGGTGGCCACGGCCTGGCCTCCACCCTGCGCGCCGCGCGTCTCTATGCCGGCGAGGTGACAGCAGTCGTGTCCGTCGCCGACGACGGAGGATCCAGCGGCCGCCTCCGACAGATTGCGGGGATCCCCGCGCCCGGGGACCTTCGAAGGTGTCTCGTCGCGATGGCGGAGGACGGCTCGCTCTGGTCCAGCGCCTTCGAGTACCGCTTCCCGTCAGGTGACCTCGAAGGCCACGCCCTGGGCAACCTGATCATCGCCGGCCTGGCCAACGTCACGGGCGACTTCGGTCGCGCCCTGCACGTTGCCGCCTCGTTGCTCGGGTCCGTCGGAAGAGTGCTCCCTGCCACAGAGGTGCCGGTGGTCCTCAAGGCCGATGTCGCCGGCACCGAAGTGGTCGGGCAGGTCAACGTCGCCGAGTCACACGGAGCGATCTCCTCCGTTTCGATCGTGCCCCCGGACGCGCCGGTGCCCGACGAGGTGGTGAGCGCAATCGCCGGCGCCGATCAGGTCGTAGTCGGACCGGGCTCATTGTTCACGAGCGTTCTGGCGGTCTGCGCGGTGCCCGGCATAAGGCGGGCGCTGATCGAGCGAACGAAGGGACAGACCATCTACGTCTGCAACCTTCGGCCCCAGCTGCCGGAGACGGCGAACTTCACCGCCGCAGATCATCTCCGGGCGGTCCTCGACCACGGCGTGCCCGTTGACGTGATGATCGCCCACGCCCCTGACCCTGACAACTCAGTGCCATCCCACGAAAGAATTCACGATGTCACGACGCTCCACGCGCCCGTGAGTAATGCCGACGGAACCGCTCACGACCCGGGACTTTTGGCCCTGGCGCTTCGTACCCTGACATAGTGAGCCTTTGCGGACGAGGCCTCTGCAGCACACCCAAGGAGTCGACAACATGGCCATTCGAGTAGGTATCAACGGTTTCGGCAGGATCGGCCGGAACTTCGTGCGCTCGGCCCTCGAGCAGTCCGCGCGCAAGGGAGCCGGCGTTTCGGGTGGCGAAGACGTCGTAGTGGTCGGAGTCAACGACCTCGTGCCAACCGCGACGAACGCTCATCTCCTCAAGTACGACTCAACCCAGGGAACGCTCGCACAGGGGGTCACTAACACCGACGACTCCATAACGGTTGGCGGGCAGACGTTCAAGGTCTTCTCCGAGCGTGACCCCAAGGCCCTCCCGTGGGCAGACCTCGGCGTTGACGTCGTCATCGAGTCGACCGGCCTTTTCACCTCCCGCGAAAAGGCGGGAGCGCACATAGACGCCGGCGCACCCCGCGTCATCATCTCGGCCCCCGGCACCGACGTCGACGCAACGTTCGTGATCGGGGTCAATGACGACACCTTCGACCCGGCCAAGCACACCGTCGTGTCCAACGCCTCGTGCACGACCAACTGCTTCGTTCCGATGATGAAAGTCCTCGATGACGCCTTCGGAATCGAGAAGGGCCTCATGACGACGGTCCACGCCTACACCAACGACCAGAACCTCCTGGATCTGGCCCACAAGGACCTCAGACGCGCCCGCTCTGCCCCGGTGAACATAGTTCCCGCGTCGACGGGGGCTGCCCGGGCTACCAGCCTCGTTTTGGCTTCGATGAAGGGCAAGCTGGATGGCACCGCTCTTCGTGTCCCCGTCTCAGACGGTTCGATCACCGACTTCACCGGAATCCTGAATCGCGAGACCACGGTGGAGGAGATCAACGAGGCATTCCGGGCGGCCGCCGAGTCCGGCCCGCTGTCGAAGGTGCTCGTGTACACGGAGGATCCGATTGTCTCCTCGGACATCGTCGGCTCGCCGGCGTCTTGCACCTTCGACTCGTTGCTGACGATGACGATGGGCTCGTTGGTCAAGGTGTTCGGCTGGTACGACAACGAGTGGGGCTATTCCAACCGACTCGTCGACCTGGCGAGGATCGTCGGCGCAGGATGAAAAAGGTCCCCACGTTGGAGGATCTCCCCCCGGTGGAGGGCAAGGGCCTCCTGATGCGGACGGACTTTAACGTGCCGATCGTGGATGGGCGTATAACCGACGACCTCAGGATCCGCTTGCCGATCGCGACGATCTCCTGGCTCCTGGACCACGGCGCGTCCCGCATCACCACGGCGAGTCACCTAGGGCGCCCCAAAGGCAAACCGGACCCGCGCTACAGCATGGAGCCGGTCAGGCGTCACCTCAAAACGCTCCTTGAGCAGGACGGGCTGGACGCGTCGAGAGTGGAGCTGCTGGAGAACCTGCGATTCGACCCTCGCGAGGAGGCCGGGGACCTGTCCTTTGCAAAGGAACTTGTGGACGGGCATGACCTATTCGTGAACGACGCTTTCGGAGCAGCGCATCGCGCTCACGCGTCGGTCGTTGGCCCGCCTCTATTCATCCCGAGCGCCGCGGGGCGCGTAATGGCGCGCGAGGTGGAGGTGCTGAACGGGCTGCTCGAACGCCCCAAGCGTCCTTTCGTCGCGGTGCTCGGTGGATCCAAGGTCAGCGACAAGCTCGGTGTCATCGACGCGCTCCTCGATCGGGTCGACACTCTCCTTGTCGGCGGAGGAATGTGCTTCACCTTCCTTGCCGCGCGCGGGCACCCGATCGGCGCATCGCTCTTCGAACCGGATCAAGTAGAGACATGTCGCAAGCTGCTCGACTCCGGGAGGGACATCCGGATCCCGACCGACCTCACCGTCCTCAGCCCGGGAGGTGTCTTCGGCGGGGGAGTCGAACCGACCGGGGAAACCCGTCAGATCGGAGTCAACATCCCTGATGGTTGGATCGGCTTGGACATCGGACCGGGGACCGCAGCCGAGTTCTCGGACGTCATAACCGAAGCGGCGACCGTGCTTTGGAATGGCCCGATGGGTGTGTTCGAGGATGTCCGCTTCGAAGCCGGAACACGAACCGTCGCCGAGGCGGTCGCGGACACCAGAGGTTTCACGGTGGTCGGAGGCGGTGACAGCGCTGCCGCTCTGGCCCAGTTCGGCCTTGCCGACCGTGTGGACCACCTCTCTACCGGGGGCGGTGCGTCACTCGAGTTTCTCGAACAGGGAGACCTGCCCGGGGTGGCTGCGTTGCGCGACGGGGTCCACGGTTGACCTCTAGGCGACGGCCTCTTATATCCGGCAACTGGAAGATGAACTTGAGCCATCTTGAGGCGATCAACGTCGTCCAGAAGCTTGCATACAGCCTTGACAAGGAAGACCACTCCAAGACCGATGTATCAGTCCATCCACCGTTCACCGCTCTCCGCTCGGTACAGACGGTTATCGATGCCGACGACATTCCGATAGCCCTCGGCGCTCAGAACGCCCATTGGGAGACCAGCGGCGCGTACACAGGCGAGGTGAGCCCGACCATGCTCGCCAAGCTCAACGTTCGCTACGTCATCGTCGGGCACTCCGAACGGCGTCAGCTGTTCGGCGAGACCGACGAGATGGTCAACAAGAAGGTGAAGGCCGTCTTGTCGGCAGGAATGACTCCGATTCTGTGCATCGGTGAGACGTTCGAAGAGCGGGAAGCCGGGCAAACCGAGGACATCGTGCTCGGGCAGCTCCGGGCCGGGCTGGCAGGTGTGGCAGCCGAGTCGGTGGCATCCATGGTCCTCGCCTACGAGCCCGTCTGGGCGATCGGCACCGGACGGACCGCCACATCCGGGGATTGCCAGTCGATGTGCTCAACCATCCGGACCGCCATCAAGGGTGACCACGGGACCGTCGCGGGGGATGGTCTGCGTATCCAGTACGGCGGGTCTGTGAAAGCCTCGAACATCGCCGAGATAATGGCCCAGCCCGACGTTGACGGCGCCCTGGTCGGTGGAGCGAGCCTCGATCCCACCGAGTTCGCCCAAATCGTCGGCTTTGACGCCAAGTGAAGCTGTGAAATCCCTGAAACATTCGTTGCAGGATTTGCGCGTTGCCAACACAGGTATCTCGCAACCTGAGAGACTGTGCTGCTATGTTGCGACCGCCGCCTGAAGAGGAACAGGCGACAGTCCACGAGGAGGAGGCGCTAGCGCCTTGCTGACAGCGGTCATCGTCGTCATCCACATCGCCGTCTCCCTAATGCTGATCGGGATGGTGCTGCTGCACAGCGGCAAGGGAGGCGGGCTGTCGGAGATGTTCGGTGGCGGTCTGGGCCAGGCGGCTGCCGGGTCCACCGTTGCCGAGCGGAACCTGGACAGGGCGACGATCGCCTGTGCCGTCTGTTTCTTCTTCACGACCATCATCCTCGCCATACGCCTTCAGTAATGGTCATGGTCCGGGGGGAGTGGTCAGAGGAAGGGCAACGAGGAAAACCGGAGCACAAGCGACGGTCGAGAGACGAGGAGGGTCTCGAGAGTGCAACGTTTGAAGCAAAGGAGTCTGCAGCTTGGCGCGGGGGTTTTGTCCCTAGCCCTGCTTGCTGCAGCTTGCGGTAGTTCCGGAAGCAAGAGCTCTGGGGGACCGTCGGGTGGTACCACCGGAAATACGACCGGCTCGTGCTCCTGGGCCCCCGGGCTGCAGTTGTACGGGGGCGAGAACAACGCTGGTACGCCTAAGAGGGGCGGAACGCTTACGGCGCTCGGGCGTGCCGACGTCGACAACGCCCTCGACCTGAACATCGGCTACCTCACCTACGACTACTCCATGTACCAGCTGTACAACCGGAGCCTCTACACATTCCCGTCGGTGCACTGCCAGCAGGTCGTCCCGACCCCGGACCTCGCCACAGCCATGCCCAAGGTAAGCCCGGACGGGCTGCACGTGTCCGTCACCATCCGCAAAGGCGCGATGTGGAATACCAACCCGCCCCGGCAGGTCAGCGCGGCCGATGTGATCCTCGGTCTGAAGAGAGCCTGCAACCCGACCGACCCGTTCGGCGGCACCGTAGACTTCAGTGATTTCCTCGTCGGTTACAACGACTTCTGCGACCCCTTCGCCAAGGTGTCGTCTACCAGCGCGTCCGATCAGGCGGCTTACATCAACAGCCACCAGATCTCAGGGGTGCAGGTAGCGCCCAACGATCCGTTGACCGTCAACTTCACTCTCAGCAAGCCCGCCTCGTACTTCGCGGGCGTCATGACGCTGCCGCCCTTCAATCCCGCTCCGCAGGAGATCCTCCAGGCCGTGCCGGACAGCAACAACGTGTGGCAGTACGTGCAGTCGGACGGTCCCTACAAGATCCAGTCCTACGACCCCGGCAAGTCGATCAACTTCGTGCGTAACTCATCCTGGAGCGCGTCGACCGACCCGATCCGTAAGGCATACGTCGACCAGATCCAGATCACCGAGACCAGCACTAACGCGACCGCCTACCAGCAGGTGACCACCAACTCGCCTCAGGCGGACATCATGTGGGACACCGACGTGCCCCCGACCCAGACTCCCGGACTGATCCAGACCAAGGACCCGCGCTTCACCATGGTGAGCTCGGCCGGACCCACCTACATCGTCTGGAACACCGTCTCGCCCAACAACAACAACGCGCTCCAGAACGTCGCCGTTCGCCAGGCGCTGAACGAAGCCATCGACCGCACGCTGCTGATCCAAGATGCTGGCGGGCCTGAGATTTCTCCTCCAGCCACGCACGTCCTGACCGCACCGACGATCGGGTACACCCCCAACTTCGACCCGTACCCCTACGACCAGGCCAAGGCCAAGGCGGCGCTCGCAGCTGCCGGCGCCCCGAACTTGACTCTGAAGTTCTTGTACTACTCGACCTCCGACACGCTGTCGAAGGACTTCCAGACCCTGCAGAACAACCTCGGGGCGATCGGTGTCAAGGTCGTACCTGTCGTGATTAACCAGAGCCAGTTCTACTCCAAGTACCTCTACAAGCCCAACCAGGCGAAGACCGGCGTCTGGGACTTCGCCATTGCCGGGTGGACCCCGGACTGGTTCTCCAACGGAGCAAAGACTTACTTCTTGCCGCTGTTCACCGGGACGACGCCGACCACCAGCAACTTCGGCCTGTTCAACGATCCGAAGCTGAACACTTTGATCGACAATGCGCTGAGCGCTCCGACCGACTCGGCGTCCGCCCCCTTGTGGCACCAGGCCGATCAGGAGGTCATGGCTCAGGCCGCATGGGACCCGATCCGCATCCTGAACTACAACAAGATCCAGGGATCCCAGGTGCACAACTGCGTCGTGAGCCCGGCATGGGAAACCTGCAGCTTCGCCAACGTCTGGCTCTCTAGCTAGACCTCAGTCAACCCCTATCCGGCCCGGCGGGCAACCGCCGGGCCGGACTGACAAACCCATGAAGGAGCCAACCCTCCAGCCGGAAGCTCTCCCAGACAAGGTGTGAGGAATGGCGCTACTAGAGATCAAAGACCTTCAGGTTTCGTTCCCGACAGACGACGGGGTTGTGAAGGCTGTCCGTGGGGTGTCCTTCTCGGTTGACCAGGGCAAGACTCTCGGGATCGTGGGAGAGTCTGGGTCCGGCAAAAGCGTTTCGACGCAAACGATCATGGGCCTCACCCGAGGTGCCGAGATCAGCGGGCAGGCACTGTTCAGGGGCGCCGACCTGCTGACCATGACCCAGCACGAGCTCGAGCAGGTCCGGGGTCGGGAGATCGCGATGATCTTCCAGGATCCGCTCTCCAGCCTGCATCCGTACTACAGGGTCGGCTGGCAGATCTCCGAGATGATCCGGGCACACGACAAGGGCGTCTCGAAGAAGGTCGCTCGCGCCCGGTCGATCGATCTGCTCCGCCTGGTGGGCATACCGCGACCGGATATCAGGGTCGACGACTTTCCGCACCAGTTCTCCGGCGGCATGCGCCAGAGGGCGATGATAGCCATGGCGATGGCTCTCAACCCTGCCGTCCTCATAGCCGATGAACCAACCACAGCACTGGACGTCACCGTTCAAGCCCAAGTACTGCAGGTGATCGAACGCCTCCAGGAGGAGTTCGGCATGGCGGTGATCATCATCACCCACGACCTCGGAGTCATTGCCGAGATGGCGGACGATGTGATCGTTATGTACGCGGGTGCAGTCATGGAATCGGGCAGGCGCGACGAGATCTTCTACGAGAACCATCATCCCTACACTGAGGGTCTCCTTCGGTCTCTCCCGGCCTACGGCGACGACCGATCGCGCCTGCTCCCGATCAGCGGTCAACCCCCCAGCCTCATAACTCTGCCGACTGGTTGCAAGTTCCACCCGCGCTGCCCATACGCGTTCGACCGCTGCTTCCGCGAGGAACCCCCGCTGACGCCGGTTGGTGAATCGCCAGAACACAAATCGTCATGCTGGTTGTCGCACGATCTGGCCGAGCGGGAGCAGATAAGGCGAAGAGCCGTGGCGCCGGAGCTCGCGTCGTGACCGCGGTTGCCAACTCAGACGTTCTGCTGCGCGTCACTGATGTGGTCAAACACTTCCCTGTGCAGTCGAGCGGGCTCAGGCGGAGCCGCGAGGTGGTACACGCGGTAGACGGGGTGACCTTTGAGGTCAAGCAAGGCGAGACGGTAGGTCTAGTCGGGGAGACCGGCTCCGGAAAATCAACCCTCGCTCGTTGCGTCGCCAGGTTGTTCGACCTGACTTCCGGGCGCGTCGAGTTCGAAGGTCAGGACATCTCGAGGCTGAAACCACGGCATCTCGGCAAGGTGCGGCGTGAGATGCAGATGATCTTCCAAGATCCCTATGGCTCCTTGAACCCGAAGCGGCGGGTAGGGGCGATCATCGGCGACCCGTTCGCAATCCACGGGATCGCGAGTGGCGAGGACCGGAAGCGGAAGGTCCAGGAGCTGATGGAGCTCGTCGGGCTGAACCCCGAGCACTACAACCGTTTCCCGGCCGAGTTCTCCGGGGGCCAGCGCCAACGAATTGGTATCGCCAGGGCCCTGGCACTCAATCCGAAGCTGGTGATCTGCGACGAGCCGGTGTCGGCGCTGGACGTGTCGATACAAGCGCAGATTCTCAACCTTCTCGCCGACTTGCAGGAGCAACTGAAGCTCACCTACATCTTCATTTCTCACGATCTCTCGGTCGTTCGCCATGTCAGCGACCGGCTCATGATCATGTATCTGGGAAAAGTCGTCGAAACAGGGCCGTCGGCCGGCCTCTACATGCATCCCCGGCACCCTTACTCCAACGCCCTGCTCTCGGCCGTTCCGCTTCCAGACCCGAACTCGGTGCAACAACGGCAAAGGATTGTTCTGGTTGGCGACGTCCCCTCACCAATCAACCCCCCGAGTGGCTGCCGATTCCATCCGCGCTGCCCCAAGGCCCAGCCCAAATGTGTCACAGAAGACCCGCTGTTGGAGCCTCGCCTGCGCGACGGTCCTGACCACAAGGCCGCGTGCCATTTCTCTGTCGCCGACGGCGAGAACCTCGAAGAGGCTCGGCCCAACCTCGCCCCGGACCAACGCGTCATCGAGCCTGAGCCGGTTGTGGAGGGACTCGAAGCGGTCGAGGGAGTAGGGGAAAGGACGATGCCATGACCCTGCCGGGCGCGCTCACCCCGGAGGTGAGCGAGGTACCGCTTGACGCCGGTGGTGAGCTTTCCCCTGAAGTGGCAGCCAAAATCGAAGGCAGGAGCACGTGGCAGCTCGCGTGGCGCCGCCTCCGCAAGGATCGGGCCGCGGTTATTTCAGCAGTCGTGATTGTCCTGATCGGTTTGATGGCCATCTTTGCGCCCGTGTTCGCCACCATCACCGGTCACGGAGTGAATCAACAGTTCCGGACCACGGGGCTGAACGGTTTCGGGCAACCGGTCGCGCCGAACAGCGCGTTCTGGTTGGGAACCGACGATCTCGGAAGGGACATTCTCGTCCGGATCGCGTACGGCGCCCGCGTATCCCTGTTGGTCGGCGTCGTCGCGACGCTTCTTACGGTCGCCATCGGTGCGGTGATGGGCTTGATCGCCGGATACTTCAGCGGGATCCCCGACTCGATCATCGCCAGGCTGATAGACCTCGTGCTCTCCCTGCCGTTCCTGCTGTTTGCCATATCACTCGTGTCGGTCAGCCACCCGGGCCTGTCGATTGTGATCATCGTGATCGCGGTGTTCGGTTGGGCGGCGGTAGCCAGGATCGTCCGGGGGCAGGTGCTGTCGATCAGGGAGAAGGAATACATAGAGGCTGCTAGGTCCCTCGGGGCCAGCTCCTGGCGAATTATGTTCGTGGACGTCCTGCCGAACGTGCTGACCCAGCTGATCGTCTACGCCACGCTCCTGATACCGGTCACGATCGTCCTCGAGGCGACCCTGTCCTTCCTCGGACTCGGCATACCCCCTCCGACGGCCGACTGGGGACAGATGATCGCCGAGTCAGAGAGCGTCTACCAGCAGGCCTGGTGGTTCCTGGTGTTTCCCGGGCTCGCACTGCTCGCAACGACGATTGCGTTCAACATCCTCGGCGACGGGGTTCGTGACGCGCTCGATCCTCGCCTCGAGCGGCTGTAGGGAGCTCCGATGGCCAGGTTCCTCATTCGCCGTATTGG is a window from the Acidimicrobiales bacterium genome containing:
- a CDS encoding ABC transporter permease produces the protein MTLPGALTPEVSEVPLDAGGELSPEVAAKIEGRSTWQLAWRRLRKDRAAVISAVVIVLIGLMAIFAPVFATITGHGVNQQFRTTGLNGFGQPVAPNSAFWLGTDDLGRDILVRIAYGARVSLLVGVVATLLTVAIGAVMGLIAGYFSGIPDSIIARLIDLVLSLPFLLFAISLVSVSHPGLSIVIIVIAVFGWAAVARIVRGQVLSIREKEYIEAARSLGASSWRIMFVDVLPNVLTQLIVYATLLIPVTIVLEATLSFLGLGIPPPTADWGQMIAESESVYQQAWWFLVFPGLALLATTIAFNILGDGVRDALDPRLERL
- the gap gene encoding type I glyceraldehyde-3-phosphate dehydrogenase; protein product: MAIRVGINGFGRIGRNFVRSALEQSARKGAGVSGGEDVVVVGVNDLVPTATNAHLLKYDSTQGTLAQGVTNTDDSITVGGQTFKVFSERDPKALPWADLGVDVVIESTGLFTSREKAGAHIDAGAPRVIISAPGTDVDATFVIGVNDDTFDPAKHTVVSNASCTTNCFVPMMKVLDDAFGIEKGLMTTVHAYTNDQNLLDLAHKDLRRARSAPVNIVPASTGAARATSLVLASMKGKLDGTALRVPVSDGSITDFTGILNRETTVEEINEAFRAAAESGPLSKVLVYTEDPIVSSDIVGSPASCTFDSLLTMTMGSLVKVFGWYDNEWGYSNRLVDLARIVGAG
- a CDS encoding phosphoglycerate kinase, coding for MKKVPTLEDLPPVEGKGLLMRTDFNVPIVDGRITDDLRIRLPIATISWLLDHGASRITTASHLGRPKGKPDPRYSMEPVRRHLKTLLEQDGLDASRVELLENLRFDPREEAGDLSFAKELVDGHDLFVNDAFGAAHRAHASVVGPPLFIPSAAGRVMAREVEVLNGLLERPKRPFVAVLGGSKVSDKLGVIDALLDRVDTLLVGGGMCFTFLAARGHPIGASLFEPDQVETCRKLLDSGRDIRIPTDLTVLSPGGVFGGGVEPTGETRQIGVNIPDGWIGLDIGPGTAAEFSDVITEAATVLWNGPMGVFEDVRFEAGTRTVAEAVADTRGFTVVGGGDSAAALAQFGLADRVDHLSTGGGASLEFLEQGDLPGVAALRDGVHG
- the secG gene encoding preprotein translocase subunit SecG; translated protein: MLTAVIVVIHIAVSLMLIGMVLLHSGKGGGLSEMFGGGLGQAAAGSTVAERNLDRATIACAVCFFFTTIILAIRLQ
- a CDS encoding ABC transporter substrate-binding protein, producing the protein MKQRSLQLGAGVLSLALLAAACGSSGSKSSGGPSGGTTGNTTGSCSWAPGLQLYGGENNAGTPKRGGTLTALGRADVDNALDLNIGYLTYDYSMYQLYNRSLYTFPSVHCQQVVPTPDLATAMPKVSPDGLHVSVTIRKGAMWNTNPPRQVSAADVILGLKRACNPTDPFGGTVDFSDFLVGYNDFCDPFAKVSSTSASDQAAYINSHQISGVQVAPNDPLTVNFTLSKPASYFAGVMTLPPFNPAPQEILQAVPDSNNVWQYVQSDGPYKIQSYDPGKSINFVRNSSWSASTDPIRKAYVDQIQITETSTNATAYQQVTTNSPQADIMWDTDVPPTQTPGLIQTKDPRFTMVSSAGPTYIVWNTVSPNNNNALQNVAVRQALNEAIDRTLLIQDAGGPEISPPATHVLTAPTIGYTPNFDPYPYDQAKAKAALAAAGAPNLTLKFLYYSTSDTLSKDFQTLQNNLGAIGVKVVPVVINQSQFYSKYLYKPNQAKTGVWDFAIAGWTPDWFSNGAKTYFLPLFTGTTPTTSNFGLFNDPKLNTLIDNALSAPTDSASAPLWHQADQEVMAQAAWDPIRILNYNKIQGSQVHNCVVSPAWETCSFANVWLSS
- the tpiA gene encoding triose-phosphate isomerase, with protein sequence MTSRRRPLISGNWKMNLSHLEAINVVQKLAYSLDKEDHSKTDVSVHPPFTALRSVQTVIDADDIPIALGAQNAHWETSGAYTGEVSPTMLAKLNVRYVIVGHSERRQLFGETDEMVNKKVKAVLSAGMTPILCIGETFEEREAGQTEDIVLGQLRAGLAGVAAESVASMVLAYEPVWAIGTGRTATSGDCQSMCSTIRTAIKGDHGTVAGDGLRIQYGGSVKASNIAEIMAQPDVDGALVGGASLDPTEFAQIVGFDAK
- a CDS encoding gluconeogenesis factor YvcK family protein, encoding MKDAPDLSGNEQHMRGPQPAPRVVALGGGHGLASTLRAARLYAGEVTAVVSVADDGGSSGRLRQIAGIPAPGDLRRCLVAMAEDGSLWSSAFEYRFPSGDLEGHALGNLIIAGLANVTGDFGRALHVAASLLGSVGRVLPATEVPVVLKADVAGTEVVGQVNVAESHGAISSVSIVPPDAPVPDEVVSAIAGADQVVVGPGSLFTSVLAVCAVPGIRRALIERTKGQTIYVCNLRPQLPETANFTAADHLRAVLDHGVPVDVMIAHAPDPDNSVPSHERIHDVTTLHAPVSNADGTAHDPGLLALALRTLT
- a CDS encoding ABC transporter ATP-binding protein — encoded protein: MALLEIKDLQVSFPTDDGVVKAVRGVSFSVDQGKTLGIVGESGSGKSVSTQTIMGLTRGAEISGQALFRGADLLTMTQHELEQVRGREIAMIFQDPLSSLHPYYRVGWQISEMIRAHDKGVSKKVARARSIDLLRLVGIPRPDIRVDDFPHQFSGGMRQRAMIAMAMALNPAVLIADEPTTALDVTVQAQVLQVIERLQEEFGMAVIIITHDLGVIAEMADDVIVMYAGAVMESGRRDEIFYENHHPYTEGLLRSLPAYGDDRSRLLPISGQPPSLITLPTGCKFHPRCPYAFDRCFREEPPLTPVGESPEHKSSCWLSHDLAEREQIRRRAVAPELAS
- a CDS encoding dipeptide ABC transporter ATP-binding protein, coding for MTAVANSDVLLRVTDVVKHFPVQSSGLRRSREVVHAVDGVTFEVKQGETVGLVGETGSGKSTLARCVARLFDLTSGRVEFEGQDISRLKPRHLGKVRREMQMIFQDPYGSLNPKRRVGAIIGDPFAIHGIASGEDRKRKVQELMELVGLNPEHYNRFPAEFSGGQRQRIGIARALALNPKLVICDEPVSALDVSIQAQILNLLADLQEQLKLTYIFISHDLSVVRHVSDRLMIMYLGKVVETGPSAGLYMHPRHPYSNALLSAVPLPDPNSVQQRQRIVLVGDVPSPINPPSGCRFHPRCPKAQPKCVTEDPLLEPRLRDGPDHKAACHFSVADGENLEEARPNLAPDQRVIEPEPVVEGLEAVEGVGERTMP
- the rapZ gene encoding RNase adapter RapZ, coding for MAEFLIITGLSGAGRSQAGATLEDLGWFVIDNIPTALITKVADLIESPGSAIHRVALVVGRDAQQLHEVEAAIIQLRAGGSSVTTLFLEASDDVLVRRFEGTRRRHPIGQEGVTDAIALERERLQPVRALADVVIDTSDLNVNQLRDRLIDLFTADRSDRLQILVMSFGFKHGVPLDVDNVFDVRFLPNPHWVDELRPLTGLDRPVREYVLRHAEAKEFVDRIDDLLAFLLPGYIKEGKSYLTLAIGCTGGRHRSVALAEEIAMRLRARGYEPSVNHRDIER